Proteins encoded by one window of Salvia splendens isolate huo1 chromosome 14, SspV2, whole genome shotgun sequence:
- the LOC121764855 gene encoding uncharacterized protein LOC121764855: MENSQPLHTESFSYSWLTHNTPPPNLRQIDDNDFCFDVPSSSADFENADEIFSEGQILARSPGTVPDKKCNKIVSKLRRLMLKKILRKGLVFAGCWSAKSRKVDDLQRKVLESLEASPRRSSASCYDADENSISEAIIYCKRSIEN; the protein is encoded by the exons ATGGAAAACTCACAGCCATTACACACAGAGAGCTTCTCCTACAGCTGGTTAACACACAACACCCCACCTCCCAACCTCAGACAAATCGACGACAACGACTTCTGCTTCGACGTCCCTTCTTCATCCGCTGACTTTGAGAATGCGGACGAGATCTTCTCGGAGGGGCAGATCCTAGCCAGATCCCCGGGAACGGTTCCCGAcaaaaaatgtaataaaatcGTGTCGAAATTGAGGAGATTGATGTTGAAGAAGATCTTGCGGAAGGGGTTGGTGTTTGCGGGTTGCTGGTCAGCGAAGAGCAGGAAAGTGGATGATCTTCAACGGAAGGTTCTAGAATCTCTTGAAGCTTCGCCGAGGCGAAGCTCGGCGTCTTGTTATGATGCTGATGAGAACTCAATTAGTGAAGCTATTATTTATTGCAAAAGATCAATAG AAAATTAA
- the LOC121764831 gene encoding WRKY transcription factor 22-like: MDDDNWDLNAVVRSCSSSFTPTPAADAFAAAQIPTSIEKDCTFEPRKISLEEDLHELWKPFFSKQQIQQINLPISPLSVLQDPSPADQEIKQFSPQNQQPFTIVSAPKPSPLKTKKRKHHSRNVCHVPADGISSDQWSWRKYGSKPIKGSPYPRGYYRCSTLKWCNARKQVERNKADPTMFILTFTGDHNHAPPTHRNSLAGTTRAPRKTAEESQAEVEEDDLFAGLEDFSDVAAEMADEE; encoded by the exons ATGGATGATGACAACTGGGATCTCAACGCCGTCGTCCGAAGctgctcctcctccttcacTCCCACCCCTGCCGCCGACGCCTTCGCGGCGGCGCAAATCCCCACCTCAATTGAAAAAGATTGCACCTTTGAACCAAGAAAAATCAGCTTGGAAGAAGATTTGCATGAGCTCTGGAAACCCTTCTTCTCCAAGCAACAAATCCAACAAATCAACCTCCCCATTTCCCCCCTTTCCGTTTTGCAAGATCCATCGCCCGCGGATCAAGAAATCAAGCAattttccccccaaaatcaGCAGCCTTTTACCATCGTCAGCGCCCCGAAACCCTCCCCACTGAAGACCAAAAAAAG AAAGCATCACTCCAGGAACGTGTGCCATGTCCCGGCAGACGGCATCTCTTCCGACCAGTGGTCGTGGCGGAAATACGGCTCGAAGCCCATCAAGGGCTCCCCGTATCCACG ggGTTACTACAGATGCAGCACGTTGAAATGGTGCAATGCGAGGAAGCAAGTGGAGCGGAACAAAGCCGACCCGACTATGTTCATCCTCACCTTCACCGGCGACCACAACCATGCCCCTCCAACTCACCGGAACTCGCTCGCTGGAACCACCCGCGCACCTAGGAAGACGGCGGAGGAATCTCAAGCCGAGGTGGAGGAAGATGATTTGTTCGCCGGATTGGAGGATTTCTCCGACGTGGCGGCGGAGATGGCGGACGAGgaatga
- the LOC121764644 gene encoding heavy metal-associated isoprenylated plant protein 39-like: protein MKILVLKLNLEEDRDKRRALKTVATLSGIDEITIDMKQKTIMVVGTVDPLRVVSKLRKKNWEVAIVSVGPPKEPEKKEEAKKDEAKKEEEAKKDEEKKAEPEPVVGTVMPFRLFYPQMNTYYYANHSMEENPNACVIS, encoded by the exons ATGAAG ATTCTTGTATTGAAACTGAATCTGGAAGAAGACAGAGACAAAAGAAGGGCTCTCAAAACTGTGGCTACTCTTTCAG gaatcGACGAGATCACCATCGACATGAAGCAAAAGACGATAATGGTGGTCGGGACAGTTGATCCGCTGAGAGTGGTTAGCAAGCTGCGCAAGAAAAACTGGGAAGTCGCCATCGTCTCTGTCGGCCCacccaaggagccggagaagaAGGAGGAGGCCAAGAAAGACGAGGCGAAGAAGGAGGAGGAGGCCAAGAAAGACGAGGAGAAGAAGGCGGAACCCGAGCCCGTTGTCGGAACGGTGATGCCCTTCCGACTGTTTTATCCGCAGATGAACACATACTATTATGCTAATCACAGCATGGAAGAGAATCCAAATGCATGTGTGATCTCTTAA
- the LOC121765416 gene encoding uncharacterized protein At1g01500-like produces MGKNEDDLQLSIYRPLKFTGGCLEIRLFYVRISSCAVENLPDQLKLRHLRREVGVSLEINGARIPSSDAVSITLRRDRVNKDSSEVTYVSTDSVKISGPAEFEVCEERDDLDLILCGSLEKADAWSNESALDNDSKSGWSIECYAATPITNKSSGLLQPRKGGCSPSIEVYVAGCCSGTPVILMKTVLVSPRRKARQGLMLDAIPEDEEMGKEQGSMSNGLVRQRKLQLMPADMDDEESEGKAAYTYYSEDMYPGEDGQLSWFNSGVRVGVGIGLGMCLGVGIGVGLLMRSYQATTRGFRRRFF; encoded by the exons ATGGGCAAAAACGAGGACGATTTGCAGCTATCGATTTACAGGCCGCTGAAATTCACCGGCGGCTGTTTGGAAATCCGCCTCTTCTACGTCCGAATCTCCTCCTGCGCGGTGGAAAACCTCCCGGACCAGCTGAAGCTCCGCCACCTCCGGCGGGAGGTGGGCGTTTCCTTGGAAATCAACGGCGCGCGTATCCCCTCCTCTGACGCCGTCTCCATCACTCTCCGCCGCGATCGCGTCAACAAGGACTCGTCCGAGGTGACCTACGTGAGCACCGATAGCGTCAAGATATCGGGGCCCGCGGAATTCGAGGTGTGCGAGGAGAGGGATGATTTGGATTTGATTCTATGTGGCTCGCTGGAGAAGGCTGACGCGTGGAGCAATGAGAGCGCGTTGGATAACGATTCGAAATCGGGGTGGAGTATTGAGTGCTATGCTGCAACGCCTATCACGAATAAGAGCTCGGGGCTCCTGCAGCCGAGGAAAGGGGGATGCTCCCCATCCATCGAGGTTTACGTAGCCGGGTGTTGTTCCGGAACGCCTGTAATTTTGATGAAGACAGTGTTGGTTAGCCCGCGGAGGAAGGCGAGGCAAGGACTGATGCTTGATGCTATTCCAGAGGATGAGGAGATGGGCAAGGAGCAAGGGAGTATGAGTAATGGGCTGGTTAGACAGCGAAAACTGCAG TTAATGCCGGCTGATATGGATGATGAGGAGTCGGAGGGGAAAGCTGCATACACCTATTACTCTGAAGATATGTATCCTGGTGAAGACGGGCAGCTCTCGTGGTTCAATTCTGGTGTAAGGGTTGGTGTGGGGATAGGGCTAGGGATGTGCCTTGGTGTTGGAATTGGTGTCGGGCTGCTGATGCGATCTTACCAAGCCACAACCAGGGGTTTCAGGAGGAGGTTCTTCTAA